The following coding sequences are from one Seonamhaeicola sp. ML3 window:
- a CDS encoding adenosylcobalamin-dependent ribonucleoside-diphosphate reductase, protein MKQNLTKTLPKTYTQDQAFQASLDYFKNDDLAARVWLNKYALKDSDGNIYELTPNDMHRRIAKEIARVELKYANPLSEEDIFDLIKNFKYIVPQGSPMAGIGNPYQIASLSNCFVIGNSGDSDSYGGIMKIDQEQVQLMKRRGGVGHDLSHIRPKGSGVKNSALTSTGIVPFMERYSNSTREVAQDGRRGALMLSVSINHPDSEDFINAKLEQGKVTGANVSVRIDDEFMKAVKNETDYTQKYPVFSANPKVSKTVKANDLWSKIVHNAWKSAEPGILFWDTIINESVPDCYADLGYKTVSTNPCGEIPLCPYDSCRLLAINLFSYVENPFTEQASFNFDLFKQHVAYAQRIMDDIIDLELEKIDAILKKIDSDPELDEVKAVEQNLWINIKRKAEEGRRTGIGITAEGDMLAALGIQYGSEAGNAFSLEVHKTIAIEAYRASVHLAKERGAFSIFDADREKENPFINRLKEADSKLYYEMLEYGRRNIALLTIAPTGTTSLMTQTTSGIEPVFLPVYKRRRKVNPGDKDVRVDFVDEVGDSWEEYVVFHHRFKQWMEVNGIDTTKNFSQEELDDLVKQSPYYGATSNDVDWLSKVSMQGAIQKWVDHSISVTINLPNDVSEALVGDLYLKAWEVGCKGVTVYRDGSRSGVLISNDEKKEEDLKAETLTPFPTKRPQVLEADVVRFQNNKEKWIAFIGLIDGKPYEIFTGLVDDEDGILIPRWVNDGLIIKNKSEDATTRYDFQYKDKRGYKITIEGLSHKFNPEFWNYAKLISSTLRHGMPIVKIVDLINSLQLDTESINTWKNGVGRALKRYVADGTEVKGQTCDNCNSDNLIYQEGCLTCKDCGSSKCG, encoded by the coding sequence ATGAAACAAAATCTAACCAAAACTTTGCCCAAAACGTACACACAAGATCAAGCCTTTCAAGCCTCTTTAGATTATTTTAAGAACGACGACCTCGCCGCAAGGGTATGGCTCAATAAATATGCCCTAAAAGATTCTGACGGAAACATTTATGAGCTAACACCTAACGATATGCACAGGAGGATAGCCAAAGAAATTGCTCGCGTAGAACTTAAATATGCCAACCCGCTAAGTGAGGAAGATATTTTCGATTTAATCAAGAATTTTAAATACATCGTACCGCAAGGCAGTCCTATGGCCGGGATTGGCAACCCTTACCAAATAGCGTCGCTTTCCAATTGTTTTGTAATAGGAAATTCCGGTGATTCCGATTCTTATGGAGGCATCATGAAGATAGATCAAGAACAGGTTCAGCTCATGAAGCGTCGTGGTGGTGTAGGGCACGATTTATCGCATATTCGTCCTAAAGGTTCTGGTGTTAAAAATTCGGCTTTAACTTCTACGGGTATCGTACCTTTTATGGAGCGCTATTCCAATTCTACTAGAGAAGTTGCTCAAGATGGGAGAAGGGGCGCTTTGATGCTTTCGGTATCGATTAACCATCCAGATTCTGAAGACTTTATAAATGCCAAACTAGAACAAGGTAAGGTTACTGGAGCCAATGTTTCGGTGAGGATAGATGATGAGTTTATGAAGGCCGTAAAAAACGAAACCGATTATACCCAAAAGTATCCGGTTTTTAGTGCTAATCCTAAAGTGTCTAAAACGGTAAAAGCAAACGATTTATGGTCTAAAATTGTACACAATGCCTGGAAATCTGCCGAACCTGGAATTTTATTTTGGGATACTATTATAAACGAATCTGTGCCCGATTGTTATGCCGATTTGGGTTACAAGACCGTATCTACAAATCCTTGTGGAGAAATTCCGCTTTGTCCTTACGACTCCTGCAGGCTTCTAGCTATCAATCTATTTTCTTATGTAGAAAATCCGTTTACAGAACAGGCATCATTCAATTTCGACTTGTTCAAACAACATGTTGCTTATGCGCAGCGTATAATGGATGATATTATTGATCTAGAACTTGAAAAAATTGATGCTATTCTTAAGAAAATCGATTCGGATCCCGAATTGGATGAAGTAAAAGCTGTAGAACAAAACCTATGGATTAATATAAAAAGAAAAGCAGAAGAAGGACGAAGAACTGGTATTGGTATAACTGCCGAAGGTGATATGCTAGCAGCCTTGGGGATTCAATATGGTAGTGAAGCTGGAAACGCTTTTTCGCTAGAGGTTCATAAAACTATCGCTATAGAAGCCTACAGAGCTTCTGTGCATTTGGCTAAAGAACGAGGGGCATTCAGCATTTTTGATGCCGACAGGGAAAAAGAAAATCCGTTTATTAATAGATTAAAAGAAGCCGATAGTAAACTGTATTACGAAATGTTGGAATATGGTAGGCGAAACATAGCCTTGTTGACTATTGCGCCAACAGGGACGACTAGTTTAATGACCCAAACAACATCGGGAATTGAGCCAGTTTTCTTGCCAGTTTACAAAAGAAGACGAAAAGTAAACCCGGGAGATAAAGATGTACGGGTCGATTTTGTTGATGAAGTAGGCGATTCTTGGGAAGAATATGTAGTCTTCCATCATAGGTTTAAACAATGGATGGAGGTAAACGGCATAGATACGACCAAGAATTTTTCGCAGGAAGAGCTAGACGATTTGGTGAAGCAGTCGCCTTATTATGGTGCTACATCAAATGATGTTGATTGGCTGAGCAAAGTAAGTATGCAAGGTGCAATTCAAAAATGGGTAGATCATTCTATTAGTGTTACTATTAATTTACCCAACGATGTTTCTGAAGCCTTAGTAGGCGATTTATATTTAAAAGCATGGGAAGTTGGTTGTAAGGGAGTTACCGTATATCGTGATGGTTCACGCTCTGGAGTATTAATTTCCAACGATGAAAAAAAGGAAGAAGATTTAAAAGCTGAAACCTTAACACCATTTCCAACCAAGCGGCCACAGGTCTTAGAGGCCGATGTGGTAAGATTTCAAAATAATAAGGAAAAATGGATAGCGTTTATTGGTTTAATAGATGGAAAACCTTATGAAATATTCACCGGTTTGGTAGATGATGAAGATGGTATCCTAATACCACGTTGGGTAAACGACGGTTTGATTATCAAAAACAAGAGTGAAGATGCTACTACGAGGTATGATTTTCAATATAAAGACAAGCGTGGTTATAAAATAACCATTGAAGGTTTGTCGCATAAGTTTAATCCGGAATTTTGGAACTATGCCAAGCTAATTTCCAGTACATTGCGCCATGGTATGCCAATTGTAAAAATTGTTGATTTAATTAATAGTCTTCAATTGGACACAGAGTCCATAAATACATGGAAAAACGGAGTAGGTAGAGCCTTAAAGCGCTATGTGGCCGATGGTACAGAGGTTAAGGGGCAAACTTGCGACAATTGTAATTCAGATAATTTAATCTACCAAGAGGGTTGTTTAACTTGTAAGGACTGTGGTTCTTCTAAGTGTGGTTAG
- a CDS encoding DUF3078 domain-containing protein — protein sequence MRYILSVFLCLLFCFSNAQPDSLYLKEKPKKYDGPQWVSKNKASIDLSEVAFVNWNAGGVNSISGLIGLQSSRNYSDKYFTWRNNLIMRYGVNKQESKELRKTDDLIEINSDMGYRPSLESNWYYSAKLNFRTQFANGFKYPNTNDPISKFMAPGYLFFGGGMEYGKHIDKLSFYFSPVTLKATFVLDEDLANTGAFGVDPAVIDELGNIIVPGKRVRRELGLLVTNSYEMEVAQNINMQHRVSLYTDYINNFGNVDLDWRLDFDFKVNNYVRARFGSHLRYDDDVKTQRETDVEGEFDEAGAKIQWKQFLGVGFAVDF from the coding sequence ATGCGATACATTCTATCTGTTTTTTTGTGCCTTTTATTTTGTTTTTCTAATGCACAACCAGATTCTCTATATCTCAAAGAAAAACCTAAAAAGTACGATGGCCCACAATGGGTAAGCAAAAACAAGGCTTCTATAGATTTAAGCGAAGTGGCCTTTGTAAATTGGAATGCCGGAGGGGTAAATTCCATTTCGGGGTTAATAGGCTTACAGTCTTCTAGAAATTACAGCGATAAATATTTTACCTGGCGGAATAATTTAATTATGCGCTATGGGGTGAATAAACAAGAATCTAAAGAATTACGAAAAACAGACGATTTAATTGAGATAAACTCTGATATGGGTTACCGTCCAAGTTTAGAGTCTAATTGGTATTATTCTGCAAAACTAAATTTTAGAACCCAATTTGCTAACGGTTTTAAATATCCCAACACCAACGATCCTATTTCTAAATTTATGGCGCCAGGATATTTATTTTTTGGTGGCGGTATGGAATATGGTAAACATATTGATAAGCTATCCTTTTATTTTTCACCTGTTACCTTAAAAGCTACTTTTGTTTTAGATGAGGACTTAGCTAATACAGGAGCTTTTGGTGTAGATCCTGCTGTTATTGACGAATTGGGTAATATTATCGTTCCCGGTAAAAGAGTTAGGCGCGAGTTGGGGTTATTGGTTACCAACAGTTATGAAATGGAAGTAGCACAAAATATAAACATGCAGCATCGTGTAAGCCTTTATACAGACTATATAAATAACTTCGGCAATGTGGATTTAGACTGGAGGTTAGACTTCGATTTTAAAGTGAATAACTATGTGCGCGCCAGATTTGGATCTCATCTTCGATATGATGACGACGTGAAAACCCAAAGGGAAACCGATGTAGAAGGTGAATTTGATGAAGCTGGTGCTAAAATTCAGTGGAAACAGTTTCTCGGCGTGGGTTTTGCTGTTGATTTTTAA
- a CDS encoding AIR synthase related protein translates to MSQEVSKRYAQRGVSASKEDVHNAIKNINKGLFPKAFCKIVPDHLTNHEDYCLIMHADGAGTKSSLAYMYWKETGDVSVWKGIAQDALIMNIDDLLCVGATDNIMLSSTIGRNKNLIPGEVISAIINGTEALLEDLKAHGVTIHSTGGETADVGDLVRTIIVDSTVTARMKRSDVIDNANIQPGDVIVGLASFGQATYEKEYNGGMGSNGLTSARHDVFHKYLAEKFPESFDAAVPSDLVYSGNVKLTDAVENAPIDAGKLVLSPTRTYAPIIKQILSKYNSDSVHGMVHCSGGAQTKILHFIDKNHVVKDNLFPIPPLFKLIQEQSKTDWKEMYQVFNCGHRMELYVKPEIADDIVAISKSFNVDAQVIGRVEASEEKKLTIKSEFGEFSY, encoded by the coding sequence ATGAGTCAAGAAGTTTCTAAACGATATGCGCAGCGTGGGGTTTCGGCCTCGAAAGAAGATGTTCACAATGCTATTAAGAACATAAATAAAGGGTTGTTTCCTAAAGCCTTTTGTAAAATAGTACCAGATCATTTAACCAACCATGAGGACTATTGTTTGATCATGCATGCCGATGGTGCGGGCACAAAATCGTCGCTGGCTTATATGTATTGGAAAGAAACGGGAGATGTTTCGGTTTGGAAGGGCATTGCTCAAGATGCTCTAATTATGAACATTGATGATTTATTGTGTGTTGGTGCAACCGATAACATTATGCTGTCTTCTACCATTGGAAGGAATAAGAATTTAATTCCAGGAGAAGTTATTTCAGCAATTATAAACGGCACCGAAGCGTTGTTGGAAGACCTTAAAGCACATGGTGTTACCATTCATTCTACAGGTGGCGAAACTGCCGATGTGGGCGATTTGGTAAGAACCATTATTGTAGATTCTACCGTTACTGCTAGAATGAAACGTAGCGATGTGATAGACAACGCCAATATTCAACCTGGCGATGTTATTGTTGGCCTGGCTTCTTTTGGTCAAGCCACTTACGAAAAGGAATATAATGGCGGTATGGGCAGTAATGGACTAACATCTGCACGCCACGATGTGTTCCACAAATATTTAGCCGAAAAATTCCCAGAAAGTTTCGATGCCGCTGTTCCATCGGATTTAGTCTATTCTGGTAATGTAAAATTAACTGATGCTGTAGAAAACGCCCCTATAGATGCCGGTAAACTGGTGCTATCGCCAACCAGAACCTATGCGCCTATCATTAAACAAATACTCTCTAAATATAACAGCGACTCTGTGCACGGTATGGTACACTGTTCTGGTGGAGCCCAAACTAAGATTCTTCATTTTATAGATAAGAATCATGTGGTAAAAGATAATTTGTTTCCAATTCCGCCGCTTTTCAAATTAATTCAAGAGCAATCTAAGACCGATTGGAAAGAAATGTACCAAGTCTTTAACTGTGGCCATAGAATGGAACTGTACGTGAAGCCTGAAATAGCAGACGATATCGTAGCGATTTCTAAATCCTTTAATGTCGATGCCCAGGTTATTGGTAGGGTTGAGGCTTCAGAAGAAAAGAAACTTACAATAAAAAGTGAGTTTGGAGAGTTTAGTTACTAG
- a CDS encoding TlpA disulfide reductase family protein has product MKSKYLLLFATLCLFYKCKERNTGFNTSVNSEIELDTICISELITRKPIAKIYENKKIKKISLDYPIVASIHNKKNDKVYLTILERNKNLNISILKDSTIITNDRSDSLVNYLWKSNLKFIQENSSFIFTTQNTDSIPLLFEKFRVKRENEINKFKDQFSSKTLEVLHFQNNARIYSFLFWLGRISKGLKPNDKYFDFTEKIQKATKSLKSLPHIYLYKYEVDYLRKNKSLESITDFLHFIEKKTNSKDLADYLKANYIKSLIEMPSYWEKHEKLFNTEVLTQTLNSEKNNIYYNLIEQPSSSFYASQNGEMAYLFQAENKFGNQFNLESIIGKVIFIDTWATWCGPCINHRPKVLKFAEKYKNNDEVEILLISVDSSKDKWLSFLEKEKQEFGKNLFIENGMQTEFGNNYNIKSIPRYILIGKNGKIINSNINEPSIAVEKEIESALKEK; this is encoded by the coding sequence ATGAAATCAAAGTACCTATTGTTATTTGCAACTTTATGTCTGTTTTATAAATGTAAAGAAAGAAATACTGGATTTAATACTAGTGTTAATTCAGAAATTGAATTAGATACAATCTGTATTTCAGAATTGATTACTAGAAAACCAATTGCTAAAATTTACGAGAATAAAAAAATAAAAAAAATTTCATTAGATTATCCAATAGTAGCAAGCATTCATAACAAAAAAAATGACAAAGTATACCTTACAATACTTGAGCGGAATAAAAATTTGAATATTTCTATTTTAAAGGATTCTACAATAATAACGAATGACAGAAGTGACTCCTTAGTTAATTATCTATGGAAAAGTAATTTAAAATTCATTCAAGAAAATAGTTCTTTTATATTTACAACTCAAAACACAGACTCTATACCTCTTTTATTTGAAAAATTTAGAGTAAAAAGAGAAAACGAAATCAACAAATTTAAAGACCAATTCAGTTCAAAAACATTAGAAGTTCTTCACTTTCAAAATAATGCTCGAATTTATTCATTTTTATTTTGGCTAGGTAGAATTTCCAAAGGCTTAAAACCAAATGATAAGTATTTTGATTTTACAGAGAAAATTCAAAAAGCTACCAAATCATTAAAATCTCTTCCCCATATCTATCTTTACAAATACGAAGTAGATTATTTAAGGAAAAATAAATCCCTAGAAAGTATTACAGATTTTTTACATTTTATAGAAAAAAAGACAAACAGTAAAGATTTAGCAGATTATTTGAAAGCAAACTATATCAAATCACTGATAGAAATGCCTTCTTATTGGGAAAAACACGAAAAACTATTTAATACAGAGGTTTTAACTCAAACATTAAATTCTGAAAAAAATAATATTTATTACAATTTAATAGAACAGCCTTCTTCCTCTTTTTACGCCTCGCAAAATGGGGAAATGGCATATTTATTTCAAGCAGAAAATAAATTTGGAAATCAATTTAATTTAGAAAGTATAATAGGAAAGGTCATTTTTATTGATACTTGGGCAACTTGGTGCGGACCTTGTATCAATCATAGACCAAAGGTTCTGAAATTTGCTGAAAAATATAAAAACAATGATGAAGTAGAAATTTTACTAATTTCTGTGGATTCTTCAAAAGACAAATGGTTGTCATTTTTAGAAAAAGAGAAGCAAGAATTTGGTAAAAATCTATTTATAGAAAATGGTATGCAAACCGAATTCGGAAATAATTACAATATTAAATCAATTCCGAGATACATTCTCATAGGTAAAAATGGAAAAATAATTAACTCAAATATAAACGAACCTTCAATTGCGGTTGAAAAAGAAATTGAAAGTGCATTGAAAGAAAAATAA